The following DNA comes from Gammaproteobacteria bacterium.
TAGATGAAGCAACCTTAATCGACCAAATCTACGAACCATTGCTTGAATATCATTACCTTAAACGTCCTTATCAATTGCAACCATTAACACTAATAAAAATGCCGACGGTCAGTTACCTTGATCAGCAAGGTCAAATATTAAAACCCGCGAGCAATGGTGATGTGAGCGAGCCTGCATATTCGGTCTATTCTTTTGAACTGAAAAAAGGGATTTACTATCAGCCGCACCCCGCTTTTGCTAATAACGAACAAAATCAGGCGTATTATCGAGTCGGTAATAAAACGCAATATCAAGATTTTCAAAATTTAGATCAATTTAGCCAAATCGATACTAAAGAGCTGATCGCCGACGATTATATTTATCAAATTAAACGGATGGCAGATCCGACCTTGCACCTGCCCATTTGGGATCTGTTATCGCAATACATTGTTGGGCTAAAACCATTGCGTCAGCAAATAAAATCTATTCGAACTGACAATAATAAGCAGCAATGGATCGATTTAAGCCAGCTAGATTTAACCGGTGTCACCAAAAATAACGACTACTCTTTTAGCATTAAGCTTAAAGGCAAATATCCCCAATTTAAATATTGGTTAGCATTCCACTTTTTTGCTCCAATTCCAGTAGAGGTTGATCGTTTCTATCACTTACCAGGACTCGCTGATAAAAACATTAGCTTAGATTTTTACCCCGTTGGCACTGGTCCCTACATGATGACCAAGCACAATCCAAATCAAGAAATAGTATTAAGCCGCAATCCTAATTATCACGATGATTTTTACCCAAGCTCTGGCAGCGATGACGATCAAGCGCAAGGTTTATTGGTCGATGCCGGTAAGAAACTACCTTTTATCGATCAAGTTAGTTTTCGGCTAGAAAAAGAGTCGATCCCAATTTGGACCAAGTTTTTGCAAGGCTATTATGATCGTTCAGGCATCAGCAGTGATAGTTTTGATCAAGCGGTTAATGTTGGCGTTGAAGGCATTGGTTTAAGCGATGACATGCGCAAAAAAGGCATCTCGCTGACCATGGCTATTTCACCTGCGACTTATTATTTCGGGTTTAATATGCTCGACCCAATTGTTGGTGGTAACAGTGAGAAAAACCGCAAACTGCGCCGTGCTATCGCGATGGTGTATAACGAGCAAGAGCAAATTTCTATATTTAGAAACGGCCGTGGCCAAGTCGCTCAAGATCCTTTGCCGCCAGGTATATTTGGCGCATATAAGGGCGGCGAACAAGGTATTAATCCCTATATTTTTGACTGGGATTCAACACAGCAGCAGCCAGTTACAAAATCCTTAGCTCAAGCGCAAGAAATGCTCGCACAAGCCGGATACCCGCAGGGGCGTGACAGTGTTACCGGCAAGCCATTGATCCTTAATTATGATACGACAGGCAGTAATAATGCCAGCCAAAACTGGATGATTAAACAGTTTAAAAAGTTAGGTATTCAACTTAATATTCGTTCGACCGATTACAACCGCTTTCAAGAAAAAATGGAATTGGGCAATGCTCAAATTTTCTCTTGGGGCTGGTTTGCCGATTACCCAGATCCTGAAAATTTCTTATTTTTACTCTACGGCCCCAATGGACGAGTAGGCAGCGGCGGCTCTGGCGTTAATGCCAGCAATTATGATAATCCGCAATACAATCGCTTATTTAACCAAATGAAAACGATGGCTGACTCGCCTGAACGTTTAGCGATAATAAAACAAATGATCGATATTTATCATCGTGATTTACCCTGGGCATCGGGCTTTCATCCGCAATCCTTTGTCTTAAATAATCAGTGGATGAAAAACTATAAACCGCATGGAATTTCGCAGGCGACCCTTAAATTCCAAAATATTGATCCACAACTGCGAGAACAAAAACGCCAACAATGGAATCAGCCAGTACTGTGGCCGCTGGCATTAGTTTTGTTGGTCGTATTACTGGTGACTATTCCGGGCGTATTAGCCTACCGACGGCGTCAGACCATGGTATTAACCGATAACGAATAATCACGATGCATTTTTCTCATCATTCATTAAAAGTAAGTTGACTATGTTTACCTATATATTACGAAGAATATTGTATTCACTGCCAATTTTATTGGGGGTCAATGTACTGACCTTTGCGCTGTTTTTTTTGGTCAATAGTCCAGATCAAATGGCGCAAGTGCAACTGGGCGGCAAGCATATTTCTGCCGAAGCGGTCACGCAATGGAAAGTCGAACGCGGTTATGACAAACCATTATTTATTAACAATGATCCAGATAGTGAGGGTTTGCTCACCGATACGGTATTTTTTGAGAAATCACTCAAGCTGTTCGTGTTCGATTTTGGAAAATCAGACGAGGGCCGTGTTATCGCCCAAGATATAGCCCAGCGAATGTGGCCAAGTTTGGCGGTACAAATTCCGACCTTTATTATTGGGATCATCGTCAATATAAGCTTCGCGTTGATTGTCGTGATGTTTAGAGCCAGTTTGTTTGAAGTAGGCGCGATGATATTTTGTATCGTCGTATTTTCTATTTCAGCAGTTTTTTACATTATTGGCGGCCAATTTATGTTTGGCAAGCTGTGGCACCTAGTACCAGTTTCAGGCTATTTACACGGTATTGAGGCGGTTAAGTTTTTGATCTTGCCAGTGATCATCGGTGTGTTATCCGGCATTGGCGGGGGCACCCGCCTATACCGCGCAATCTTTACCGAAGAAATTAATCGCGATTACGTCCGCACAGCTCGCGCTAAAGGAGTGTCAGAGTTGTCGGTATTATTCAAACATTTACTGCCTAATGCGATGATCCCAATTTTGACCGGTATTGTCGTCGTGATCCCAACCTTGTTTATGGGCAGTTTATTAATGGAGTCATTTTTTGGTATTCCGGGTCTGGGCAGTTACACCCTTGATGCGATACAAGCGCAAGACTTTGCGGTTGTGCGTTCAATGGTATTTATAGGGTCAGTGTTATATATCATCGGGCTAATCCTGACCGATATCTCATATACCTTAGTTGACCCACGAGTGAGGTTATCATCATGAAATTTACCATGCTCTACAGCGATGGCTTATTGTTTGTGTTAATTGTTGCGATATTTTGGTTGGTTAAAACAATTAGAACCAATCCACAAACGGCAAAAAAGTGGCGCTATGTGTTTCAAACACGCGTCGGCTGCGGATCTTTTATCATTATTGCTTTTTACTTGCTCATTGCGATTTTAGATTCAATTCATTATCGCCAAGCATTAACGCAGTCTCCAACGAACCCAGTAAGCACCGAGATTCACTACAGCAGTGAAGTGAAAAGTGTGCTCGACTTTATCTTAACGGACGTCAAGGCCAATGTTGAAACCACTTACTCGGCCCCTTTTGCGCTATATTCTTTCGCCAAAGAAAACCAAACTGATTCACTGGGCCGAGTTTACCGCGATTATGCCCGCTTAAAATATGCTGGCAGCCATATCGCCGATCCCGCTAACCATACCAATGACGTATTAGCACGCAGCGCCATCGCGTTAGGTCAAGGGGTAGTCATTTCATTACTGGTGGTCGGCTTAATAAATTTTCTGCTAAAACGAAAACCGAGTCAAACAACAAGTTATTTACCGCTTGTTACTATCTACTGCACCTTGTCCTTGTTAATCGTACTTAATACTTGGGCCATTCAACTCGGCGCGGTCTATCATATTTTTGGCACCGACAAAGTCGGTACCGACGTGTTTTATCAAGCGGTAAAGGCTATTCGAACCGGGGTACTTATTGGCACCCTTGCGACAATATTAACCTTGCCATTGGCCATTGGTTTAGGCATTAGTGCCGGTTATTTTAAAGGCCTCGTTGATGACGTGGTGCAATATGTTTATACCACCTTAAATTCAATTCCTGGGATCTTGTTAATTGCCGCATCAATCTTGTTAATCGATGTCTATATTGAAACCCACCAAGCCAGCTTTAATTTGACCATTGAACGCGCCGATTTTAAATTTTTATCACTGTGTTTAATTCTCGGATTAACTAGTTGGACAGGTTTATGCCGCCTGTTACGCGCCGAAACCCTAAAAATAAGCCAACTTGATTATGTGCAAGCCGCGCACGCCTTTGGTGTGCCACATCGCAAGGTAATTAGCCGCCATATTTTACCCAATGTCACTCATATCATTTTGATTGCGCTGGTACTTGATTTTAGCGCCTTTGTATTAGCCGAGTCGGTCTTATCTTATATCGGCGTTGGGGTTGATGCCTCGATGAATAGCTGGGGCAATATGATCAATGCCGCCCGCTCTGAATTGTCACGCGACCCAACTGTATGGTGGTCAGTCACAGCAGCCTTTAGCTTAATGTTCGTGTTAGTACTCGCCGCTAACCTATTTGCCGATGAAGTACGTGACGCGTTCGATCCTCGCATTGTTAAGGCAGGAATATTTGGGATTAAACGCAAGCAGGCACAGGAAATTTAACATGGCTTTATTAAGTATCAACAATCTCAGCATTGAACTTGCTCATGACCAGACCCAGCTAGTAAAGCAAGTTAGCTTTGATATCAGTAAAGGTGAAATTTTTGCCTTAGTCGGCGAATCAGGCTCAGGAAAATCGTTAACCGCATTATCAATCTTGAGATTATTGCCCGATGCATTAAAGATTAGTCACGGTAATGTCATGCTAGCCCAGCGCTCGCTATTTTCGATAACCGAACAAATGATGAATGGGGTTCGTGGTAAAGATATTGCGATGATATTTCAAGATCCGCAAACCTCTTTAAATCCGGTCCAAACGATCAAACAACAAATTGGTGAAGTATTACGGATCCATCAAGGTTTAACACTTGCTCAAGCCGAGCCTCGCATTATTGAATTATTAACAGAAGTGGGCATTCCTGAACCACAAAGCAGGCTAAGCTGGTATCCCCATCAACTCTCCGGCGGTCAAAAACAACGGGTAATGATTGCGATAGCATTGGCATGTAATGCTAAATTACTGATTGCCGACGAACCAACTACCGCGCTTGATGTGACAATTCAAAAGCAGGTATTAAGCTTGCTTAAAAAGCTCTGTAAACGACACCAGCTTGCGATGTTGTTAATCACCCACGACATGGGCGTGGTCTTTGAAATGGCTGATACTGTCGCGGTGATGCGCCAAGGTAAAATTGTTGAGCACAACAACACCAAAGATTTTTTTAACGCACCACAACACCCCTATTCCCAACAATTGATAAACTCGCTGCCTGACGGTTCCTTTTTTACCAATCGTGCCAGTGAACAGCCTTTATTAGAAGTATCGAATCTGCATGTATGGTTCGAGCAGCGCAAAGGTTTGCTACAACGCGTCAACAGCCATACAAAAGCAGTCGATGGCATCAGTTTTGTGATCAATAAAGGCGAAACACTGGCGTTAGTCGGTGAAAGTGGCAGCGGTAAAACAACGGCTGGCCAAGCAATTTTAAACCTAATTCATACCACTAAAGGCAACATAGTCTTTAACGGCAAAGTAACCTCGCAGCTGTCAGCCCGCAACTTTATGCCTTATCGCAAAGATATACAGGTGATTTTTCAAGATCCTTTTTCATCGATGAACCCGCGTATGACCATTAATGACATTATTGAAGAAGGCATGGTTAGCCTTAAGGTGGAACCGGACAAACAGCAACGGCAACAGCAGATAAACAGTCTGATTAAACGCGTTGGCTTAGAGCCAGAACACTTAAATCGTTATCCCCATGAATTCTCTGGCGGTCAACGCCAGCGTATTGCGATAGCTCGGGCACTAGCGGTCAAACCAAAACTAATTATATGCGATGAGCCTACCAGCGCCCTTGATGTCTCGATTAGGGGCCAGGTCTTAGACTTGCTGTTAGAGCTGCAGCAAGAGCACGGCTTGTCTTACTTGTTTATTACCCACGATCTGTCGTTAATTCCGCAGCTCGCCCATAAAATGGCAGTAATGAAAGATGGTAAGATAGTTGAGCAAGGCCTGACCCAACAAGTGATGCAAAACCCCCAACATGCCTACACCAAAGAGTTATTAAGTGCGGTGCCTAAGATTGAGCGCCTTGTCTAAATTAATTTTCGCCACGTACAACAAGATCATAAATTTAATGTAATTGCTCTTAGATTCCATTTTAAGTGCAGCCAAAAAAAAGCCTTGGCTTGATTATTCATCAAGCCAAGGCTCTGTAGCCAGGTTGTATTTAACGAGTATTAACCGTTATGTAATATCTGACTTAAGAACAATTTAGTACGATCAGACTGTGGGTTATCAAAGAAGTCATGCGGATTGTTTTCTTCAATAATTTCACCTGCATCCATGAATATCACTCGATCTGCAACTGTTTTAGCAAAACCCATTTCGTGGGTTACACAAATCATAGTCATGCCGCTGTCTGCTAGACCAATCATTACGTCTAATACCTCTTTAATCATTTCGGGATCAAGGGCTGACGTTGGCTCATCAAACAACATAACTTGTGGGTTCATACATAAGCTTCGTGCAATAGCGACACGTTGCTGTTGACCACCAGAAAGCTGCCCCGGAAATTTGTGCGCTTGCTCAGGTATTTTGACTCGCTCAAGATATTCCATTGCAATTTTCTCGGCCTCTTTTTGCGGTGTTTTACGTACCCAGATTGGTGCAAGGGTGCAGTTTTCCAGTACCGTTAAATGCGGAAACAAATTAAAGTGTTGGAATACCATGCCAACTTCACGGCGCACCGTTTCAATGTCTTTTAAATCATTGGTCAATTCAATACCACCGACAATAATCTCACCTTTTTGGTGTTCTTCCAGCCGATTAATACAACGGATTAATGTCGATTTCCCTGAACCAGAGGGTCCACAAATTACAATTTTTTCGCCTTTTTTAACCTTTAGATTGATGTTTTTCAACACATGAAAGTCACCGTACCACTTATTCATGTCGTTTAGTTCAATCATTATTTCGTCGCTACCTGCGGCAGCACTACTTTCTACATTGTCTTTTACATTGGCATTCATATTCTTCTCCAGTCGACCAAGTTATTACTTGATATGCTATTAACTTGATGACGTAATTAGTGTCCGGTGTGCAATTTCTTTTCAAGGTGTTGGCTATATCTCGACATGCTGAAACAGAAAATCCAGAAAACGAATGCCACGAAGGTATAACCTTCAATGGAATAGCCAAGCCACTTAGGATCAGCAAGACCAGATTGAACAATAGCCAACAGATCAAACAACCCGATAATAAGCACCAAACTAGTATCTTTGAACAAAGCAATAAATGTATTAACGATACCAGGGATCATTAATTTCAATGCTTGCGGTAAAATGATTAGTCCCATTGATTGCGGATAACTAAGACCTAATGCATCTGCTGCTTCATATTGACCTCGAGGCATAGCTTGCAGACCACCACGTACCACCTCAGCCATATAGGCCGCTTGGAAGAGTGTAATACCAATTAAAGCTCGCACCAGTTTATCGGTAGTCACTTCAGATGACATAAACAATGGCAGCATAACCGACGCCATAAAGAGCACGGTAATTAACGGAACTCCCCGCCAAAACTCAATGTAAACAATACTAATACTTCGAATAACTGGCATCTCAGACTGACGACCAAGAGCCAGTGCAATGCCCAGTGGTAATGAAGCTACAATTCCCACTAAAGCCAGCACTAAAGTCAGCATTAAACCGCCCCACTTATGGGTTTCGACAATTTCCAGACCGAAAGAGTCACCAAATAGCAGGTAATAAGCTGCCACTGGAAATCCGGTTACTGCCCATAACGCAATCCAACCTTTTTTCGGGATATTATCAATCGCCAAGGCAGCTAAGGTAAGCGCCAATAGCAAGAATACAATATCAACCCTCCAGCGTAGTTCAGGAGGATAGAATCCATAGATAAACTGACCGAGACGAACCGAAATGAAAGTCCAACACGCTCCGCCGCTAGTACAGGCATCACGACTGTCGCCGCCCCAGTCAGCATTGATAAAAGCCCAGCCAATAACAGTGGTAATAAGGTTAAAAGCGATATAGGCACCAACTAGCGTTAATACTGAATTGCCAATTGAAGAAAATAAATTCTTTCTCATCCAGGCAATTGGCCCAATCGTATTGCTAGGAGCCGGTAAGCTTGGTTGTGGTTGATGTATTATCATATTTGGGCTCCTATCGCTCAACCAGCGCAACGCGCTTATTATAAGCATTCATAATGAATGACAAGCTCAGACTCAATGTCAGATAAACGCCCATCGTCATAAATATCACCTCGATAGCCTGCCCTGTTTGATTTAATGTTGTACCGGCAAATACCGAGACTAAATCGGGATAACCAATCGCGGTTGCTAACGACGAATTCTTCATCAAGTTTAGGTATTGGTTAGTTAAAGGCGGAATTATTACACGCATCGCTTGCGGGATGACGATTTTACGTAAGTTCAAACCAAAAGATAAACCTAACGATGAGGCGGCTTCCGACTGACCTTTAGGTACAGCTTCAATGCCTGAACGTACCACTTCTGCAATAAAGGCCGCCGTATATACGACTAATGCGGTAAGCAATGCCATAAACTCAGGGATAATCGTGATGCCTCCCACAAAGTTAAAACCTTTAAGTGCCGGGTAATCCCAAGTTATTGGTGCGCCGACTATCAAAAAGACAACAGCAGGCAGTGCGATGACTAGGCCGAGGATTGGCAACAACAGAGCAAACGTTTGACCGGTGTCTGCTTGACGTTTTCGCTCAAAACGTATGAGAAAAAAACTGGCAATGATACCAGCAACTAAAGTGGCTATGACCCAAGAAAAACCATCTCCAGCGATGGGATCGGGTAAATATAATCCTCGAATATTCAAAAATATCGAATCATTAATGTTAACGCTTTGCTTTGGCATTGGAAGCGTTCGCAATACCGCAAAATACCAGAAAAACATTTGTAATAATAAAGGAATATTTCTGAATATTTCGA
Coding sequences within:
- a CDS encoding ABC transporter substrate-binding protein, which gives rise to MIRSILMLSFISLALSGCDSSAWNNPHPKTAPDKLTMYSVFSNKPKHLDPVRTYNLDEATLIDQIYEPLLEYHYLKRPYQLQPLTLIKMPTVSYLDQQGQILKPASNGDVSEPAYSVYSFELKKGIYYQPHPAFANNEQNQAYYRVGNKTQYQDFQNLDQFSQIDTKELIADDYIYQIKRMADPTLHLPIWDLLSQYIVGLKPLRQQIKSIRTDNNKQQWIDLSQLDLTGVTKNNDYSFSIKLKGKYPQFKYWLAFHFFAPIPVEVDRFYHLPGLADKNISLDFYPVGTGPYMMTKHNPNQEIVLSRNPNYHDDFYPSSGSDDDQAQGLLVDAGKKLPFIDQVSFRLEKESIPIWTKFLQGYYDRSGISSDSFDQAVNVGVEGIGLSDDMRKKGISLTMAISPATYYFGFNMLDPIVGGNSEKNRKLRRAIAMVYNEQEQISIFRNGRGQVAQDPLPPGIFGAYKGGEQGINPYIFDWDSTQQQPVTKSLAQAQEMLAQAGYPQGRDSVTGKPLILNYDTTGSNNASQNWMIKQFKKLGIQLNIRSTDYNRFQEKMELGNAQIFSWGWFADYPDPENFLFLLYGPNGRVGSGGSGVNASNYDNPQYNRLFNQMKTMADSPERLAIIKQMIDIYHRDLPWASGFHPQSFVLNNQWMKNYKPHGISQATLKFQNIDPQLREQKRQQWNQPVLWPLALVLLVVLLVTIPGVLAYRRRQTMVLTDNE
- a CDS encoding ABC transporter permease — its product is MFTYILRRILYSLPILLGVNVLTFALFFLVNSPDQMAQVQLGGKHISAEAVTQWKVERGYDKPLFINNDPDSEGLLTDTVFFEKSLKLFVFDFGKSDEGRVIAQDIAQRMWPSLAVQIPTFIIGIIVNISFALIVVMFRASLFEVGAMIFCIVVFSISAVFYIIGGQFMFGKLWHLVPVSGYLHGIEAVKFLILPVIIGVLSGIGGGTRLYRAIFTEEINRDYVRTARAKGVSELSVLFKHLLPNAMIPILTGIVVVIPTLFMGSLLMESFFGIPGLGSYTLDAIQAQDFAVVRSMVFIGSVLYIIGLILTDISYTLVDPRVRLSS
- a CDS encoding ABC transporter permease: MKFTMLYSDGLLFVLIVAIFWLVKTIRTNPQTAKKWRYVFQTRVGCGSFIIIAFYLLIAILDSIHYRQALTQSPTNPVSTEIHYSSEVKSVLDFILTDVKANVETTYSAPFALYSFAKENQTDSLGRVYRDYARLKYAGSHIADPANHTNDVLARSAIALGQGVVISLLVVGLINFLLKRKPSQTTSYLPLVTIYCTLSLLIVLNTWAIQLGAVYHIFGTDKVGTDVFYQAVKAIRTGVLIGTLATILTLPLAIGLGISAGYFKGLVDDVVQYVYTTLNSIPGILLIAASILLIDVYIETHQASFNLTIERADFKFLSLCLILGLTSWTGLCRLLRAETLKISQLDYVQAAHAFGVPHRKVISRHILPNVTHIILIALVLDFSAFVLAESVLSYIGVGVDASMNSWGNMINAARSELSRDPTVWWSVTAAFSLMFVLVLAANLFADEVRDAFDPRIVKAGIFGIKRKQAQEI
- a CDS encoding ABC transporter ATP-binding protein — translated: MALLSINNLSIELAHDQTQLVKQVSFDISKGEIFALVGESGSGKSLTALSILRLLPDALKISHGNVMLAQRSLFSITEQMMNGVRGKDIAMIFQDPQTSLNPVQTIKQQIGEVLRIHQGLTLAQAEPRIIELLTEVGIPEPQSRLSWYPHQLSGGQKQRVMIAIALACNAKLLIADEPTTALDVTIQKQVLSLLKKLCKRHQLAMLLITHDMGVVFEMADTVAVMRQGKIVEHNNTKDFFNAPQHPYSQQLINSLPDGSFFTNRASEQPLLEVSNLHVWFEQRKGLLQRVNSHTKAVDGISFVINKGETLALVGESGSGKTTAGQAILNLIHTTKGNIVFNGKVTSQLSARNFMPYRKDIQVIFQDPFSSMNPRMTINDIIEEGMVSLKVEPDKQQRQQQINSLIKRVGLEPEHLNRYPHEFSGGQRQRIAIARALAVKPKLIICDEPTSALDVSIRGQVLDLLLELQQEHGLSYLFITHDLSLIPQLAHKMAVMKDGKIVEQGLTQQVMQNPQHAYTKELLSAVPKIERLV
- a CDS encoding amino acid ABC transporter ATP-binding protein produces the protein MIELNDMNKWYGDFHVLKNINLKVKKGEKIVICGPSGSGKSTLIRCINRLEEHQKGEIIVGGIELTNDLKDIETVRREVGMVFQHFNLFPHLTVLENCTLAPIWVRKTPQKEAEKIAMEYLERVKIPEQAHKFPGQLSGGQQQRVAIARSLCMNPQVMLFDEPTSALDPEMIKEVLDVMIGLADSGMTMICVTHEMGFAKTVADRVIFMDAGEIIEENNPHDFFDNPQSDRTKLFLSQILHNG
- a CDS encoding amino acid ABC transporter permease, yielding MIIHQPQPSLPAPSNTIGPIAWMRKNLFSSIGNSVLTLVGAYIAFNLITTVIGWAFINADWGGDSRDACTSGGACWTFISVRLGQFIYGFYPPELRWRVDIVFLLLALTLAALAIDNIPKKGWIALWAVTGFPVAAYYLLFGDSFGLEIVETHKWGGLMLTLVLALVGIVASLPLGIALALGRQSEMPVIRSISIVYIEFWRGVPLITVLFMASVMLPLFMSSEVTTDKLVRALIGITLFQAAYMAEVVRGGLQAMPRGQYEAADALGLSYPQSMGLIILPQALKLMIPGIVNTFIALFKDTSLVLIIGLFDLLAIVQSGLADPKWLGYSIEGYTFVAFVFWIFCFSMSRYSQHLEKKLHTGH
- a CDS encoding amino acid ABC transporter permease → MIFQVIAVGLVVAGFYYIINNALTNMEQRGITTGFDFLSREAGFGIIQSLIDYTEQSTFGDTFIVGLLNTILISVIGIFLATILGFTIGVARLSNNWMVSKIAMVYIEIFRNIPLLLQMFFWYFAVLRTLPMPKQSVNINDSIFLNIRGLYLPDPIAGDGFSWVIATLVAGIIASFFLIRFERKRQADTGQTFALLLPILGLVIALPAVVFLIVGAPITWDYPALKGFNFVGGITIIPEFMALLTALVVYTAAFIAEVVRSGIEAVPKGQSEAASSLGLSFGLNLRKIVIPQAMRVIIPPLTNQYLNLMKNSSLATAIGYPDLVSVFAGTTLNQTGQAIEVIFMTMGVYLTLSLSLSFIMNAYNKRVALVER